Below is a window of Gallaecimonas xiamenensis 3-C-1 DNA.
TGGTGTTACTGGGCCAGGCCCAGGCAGAGCCGGTATGGCAAAGCGACGTGGTGGCGGTGCAGCCCCAACAGCTGGAGGCCGCCCATTGGCTGGCCAAGCTCAAGGACCCCGACGCCCTGGTGATGGATGCCGGCGCCATAGCCCGCTTCAACCAGGGGTTGTTCGACAAGTTGCCCGAGATGGTGGCCCTGGACCAATACCCACGGCACTTAGAAGGCACCTCGGTCCGGGCCAAGATTGAAGCCCTGGGCCTGGAGGCCGAGCGCTACCGGCGCGACGGCAGCGCCCTGGACCAGGCCGCCTGGGACAACTACCGCCGCAACCTCAACCTCGACGCCCTTCAAGGGCCGCAACAGGTGCGCTTTGCCCTGGCGGTGCGGCGCAGCCTGATGCGCACTTTTCCCACCCATGACCGGGTGTTCAAGGCCGACCTGGACACCGATCTGGACCGCTTCCAGGAAACCGGCGTCTTCCCCGGCCAGGCCCTGGCGGTGCTGGCCGACAGCGCCGACGGCAACTGGGTCTTTGCCCAGTCCTATCAATATGCCGCCTGGCTACCCAAGGCCGATATCGCCTTTGGCAGCCGGGAACAGGTGTTGGCCTATGGCCGCTCGCCGTCCTTCCTGGTAACCACCGGCGCCAAGGTGCGCACCGTCTTCAACCCCGAAGAACCCAGGGTGTCGGAGCTGCAATTGGATATGGGCCTGCGCCTGCCGCTGCTGCCGGCGGCCAGGGTCGGCAACAACCTCTACGGCCAGAATCCCTACACCGGCTATGTGGTGCGACTGCCGGTACGCAACGACGACGGCAGCCTGGCCTTCAGGCCGGCCCTTATCCCCCGCAGCCAGGACGTGCACCTGGGCTACCTGCCTTTTACCCGCGCCAACCTGATCCGCCAGGCCTTCAAGTTCCTGGGAGAGCGCTACGGTTGGGGCCATGACTACAACGGCCGCGACTGCACCGGCTTTGTGGGGGAGGTATACCGCAGCTTCGGCATCCTGATGCCCCGCAACTCCGGCCAGCAGGGCAAGGGTGATTACGGGGTCAACCACCCCTTTAGCAAGGCCACCCCCAGCGCCGACAAAGAGCAGGTGCTGGCCAAGGGCCAGCCCGGGGACCTTATCTACCTGCCGGGACACGTGATGATGCTGCTGGGTTTTGAAGGCAAGGAGCCCTATGTCATCCACGATGTCACCGGGCTGCGCTACCGGCGCGGCGGCCAGCTTTACCAGGGGGTGCTCAACGGCGTTTCCATCACCCCCCTCAAACCGCTGATGCTGGGGGCCGAACGCAGCTACCTGGACGGCGTTTACAACATCAAGGCCATTAACTGAGAGGCACCATGAAGATCACCGATATCAAGCTGGGTATGTTGCGGGTGCCACTCAAAACCCCTTTCAAGACGGCGTTGCGCACCGTCAACCAGGTGGAGGACGTGGTGGTGGTCATCGAAACCGACACCGGCCACAAGGGCTACGGCGAGGCGCCGCCCACCGCCGTCATCACCGGCGACACCCACGGCTCCATCATCGAAGCCATCCGCACCCTGATCCGCCCCAAGCTCATTGGCATGAAGGTGGAGAATCTCAACGACATCCTGGCCACCATCAGCCAGTCGGCGGTGCGCAACTCCAGTGCCAAGGCGGCGGTGGAGATCGCCGTCTACGACCTGTTCGCCCAGTTCTACGACGCCCCCCTCTACAAGATCCTTGGCGGCGGCGAGCCGACCCTGAGCACCGACATCACCATCAGCGTCGACTACATCGACAAGATGGTAGCGGACTCGGTGGTGGCGGTGGAGCGGGGCTTTGAAAGCCTGAAGATCAAGGTGGGCAAGGACATCGGCGTCGATATCGAACGGGTCAAGGCCATCTACGGCGCCGTGGAGGGCAGGGCGCTGCTGCGCCTGGACGCCAACCAGGGCTGGACCCCTAAGGAAGCGGTTTATGCTATTCGCACCCTGGAAGACGCCGGCATCAAGCTGGAACTGGTGGAGCAGCCGGTCAAGGCGGCGGACCTGGCCGGCATGAAGTACGTGACCGAACGGGTCTACACCCCGGTGATGGCCGACGAAAGCGGCTTTGGTCCAAGGGAAGTCATAGAGCTTATCCAGATGCGGGCCGCCGACATCATCAACATCAAGCTGATGAAAACCGGCGGTATCGCCAACGCCATGAAGATCGCCGACATCTGCGGCGTCTACGACATGCAGTGCATGATCGGCTGCATGCTCGAAACCAGCATCAGCGTGTCGGCGGCGGCGCACCTGGCGGTGGCCAAGGCCAATATCATCACCAAGGTGGACCTGGACGGCCCCAGCCTCTGCCAGTTCAACCCGGTCAAAGGGGCCATCGAGTTCGACGACAGCGAGATCCGCATCAGCGACGCCCCCGGCCTGGGCATCACCCAAATAGATGGCCTGGAGATGTTGCCTTGAAGGGCCTGACGGCCCTGATGTTGACCCTGGCGGCCAGCCAGGCCCTGGCCCATGGCTTGAACCTGCCCCCCAGGGAGCGATTGGCGCGGATCAACAAAGAATTTCCCTACAGCGAGGCCCTGGTCAAGGACCAACTGGCCCGGCTGCTGCCGGATCTCAAGGAAGGGGAATTTGAGCGCCTCAAGGCCCAGGGCCTGTTGGAGTCCATGCAGCTGGAAGGCCAGAGCCGCTATTTTGTGCGGGCGGTGGACAACCTCTTTTATATCGCCCCCCAATACCGGCAGCGGCGCCAGCCCTATTCGGCCAAGTACGGCACCCTGGCGCCTCTGTACCAGCCCCATCCGCACCTGGCCCGGCTGATGGCCGGCCAAAGCGACCCCAAGCGTTTTGAAATAACCCATCGCATCAAGGTGGACGCCGATGTGGTGCCAGCCGGCGAAAGCCTGAAATTCTGGATCCCCTATCCCCGGCTTATCCCCGGCCAGCAGGACAGCATCGAACTGCTGGAAGCCAGCCCCGGCGCCACAGTGGGGGAGGAAGGGGATCTGCAGCGCAGTCTCTATGTCACAGCCCAGGCCCAGGCCGGCAAGGCCACCGAAGTGTTCGTGCGCTACCGTTACCGCCACCTGGGCCGCTACCAGAAGGTGGACCCGGCCAAGGTCACCGCCACCCCGGCCGACCCAGCCCTGGCGCCTTACTTGGCGCCAAGGGTGCCCCATGTGCAGTTCACCCCTGAACTCACCGCCCTTAGCCAGCGGCTGCTGGCCGGCGAGACCAACCCCTATCGCCAGGCCCAGCGGCTCTTTGCCGCCGTGGCCGCCATTCCCTGGGCCGGGGCCAGGGATTACTCCACCATCGCCAATATCAGCCAGTACGCGGCCAGCGCCGGCCATGCCGACTGCGGCCAGAAGACGCTGCTGCTGATCACCCTGCTGCGCCTGGCCGGGATCCCGGCCCGCTGGCAGTCGGGCTGGGAGTTTTCCGACGCCAGCTTCGACACCATGCACGACTGGGGGCAGCTGTACCTGGCCCCCTACGGCTGGCTGCCCTTTGATGCCACCCATGGCCTGCTGGGCGAAGAAGGCGACCCTCAGCACGGCTTCTACCTGGGGGGGCTGGACAGTTACCGGCTGGTGTTCAACGACGACTACAGCCAGCCCCTGGTACCGGCCCGCCAATGGCCCCGCTCCGACACCGTCGATGCCCAGCGCGGCGAGGTGGAATGGCGCGGCGGCAACCTCTACTACGACCAATGGCAATACCAGTTGGATTGGCAGGAAATAAAAACGCCATGACATTGTCATAAAACCCTTCAGCACAAGACAGCCGGGGGCTACGGCTGTCGCGGCTTTGCCGCCACGAAAACGTTTCACATCAGGGAAACATTAGTGTCACCAATCTCGCGCACAATCCGCCGCGCATCGGCTCTCCCTCTTTTGACCGATGTCCCTTCTTTCAGGATTAAAGAACGCGAGGATTGGCATGAAAAAGATTCCACAAGTGATGTCCACGCTGGGCTGTGCCGTCGCCACCGCCCTGGTGGCCATGGCCGCCGATGCGGCCGTGCTGCCCGATACCCAGACCCAGAGCAGCTGGTACCAGGACGGTGCCACCGCCCTGGCCGCCAAGGTCGCCCAAGCCCGTAACACCGGCGCTGCCAAGAACATCATTTTCTTCGTTGGTGACGGCATGGGGGTTTCCACCCTGACCGCCGCCCGTATCTACCAGGGCCAGCAGGCCGGCCAGACCGGTGAAGAAAACCGTCTGAGCTTCGAGACCTTCCCCTACAGCGCCCTGTCCAAGACCTATTCGGTCAACCAGCAGACCCCGGACTCGGCCCCGACCATGACCGCCATGATCACCGGCGTTAAGACCGAAGACGGCATGCTGTCGGTGTCTGCCGATTCCATTCGCGGCAACTGCCTGTCCAGCAAGGGCAACGAGCTGAAAACCGCCCTGGAACTGGCCGAAGATCTGGGTAAATCCACCGGTATCATCAGCACCGCCCGCATCACCCACGCCACCCCGGCCGCCACCTACGCCCACAGCCCCGAGCGTGACTGGGAAGCGGACGGCAACCTGAGCGCCGAAGCCGTGGCCAACGGCTGCCACGATATCGCCTACCAACTGGTGAACGACGCCCCGGGTGACGGCCTGGAAGTGGCCCTGGGCGGCGGGCGCAGCTATTTCCTGCCCAATACCGTCACCGACGGTGAAGGGGCCAAGGGCAAGCGCAAGGACGGCAACGACCTTACCGCCAAGTGGACCGAGAACTTCACCAATGCCGCCTATGTGTGGAACCAGGAGCAGTTCGACGCCATCGACGTGGCGGGCACCGACCACCTGCTGGGCCTATTCGAACCGTCCCACATGCAGTACGAGGCGGACCGCAGCGACGACAGCGCCGGCGAGCCTTCCC
It encodes the following:
- a CDS encoding SH3 domain-containing protein, with protein sequence MAKPWMAGILALVLLGQAQAEPVWQSDVVAVQPQQLEAAHWLAKLKDPDALVMDAGAIARFNQGLFDKLPEMVALDQYPRHLEGTSVRAKIEALGLEAERYRRDGSALDQAAWDNYRRNLNLDALQGPQQVRFALAVRRSLMRTFPTHDRVFKADLDTDLDRFQETGVFPGQALAVLADSADGNWVFAQSYQYAAWLPKADIAFGSREQVLAYGRSPSFLVTTGAKVRTVFNPEEPRVSELQLDMGLRLPLLPAARVGNNLYGQNPYTGYVVRLPVRNDDGSLAFRPALIPRSQDVHLGYLPFTRANLIRQAFKFLGERYGWGHDYNGRDCTGFVGEVYRSFGILMPRNSGQQGKGDYGVNHPFSKATPSADKEQVLAKGQPGDLIYLPGHVMMLLGFEGKEPYVIHDVTGLRYRRGGQLYQGVLNGVSITPLKPLMLGAERSYLDGVYNIKAIN
- a CDS encoding dipeptide epimerase: MKITDIKLGMLRVPLKTPFKTALRTVNQVEDVVVVIETDTGHKGYGEAPPTAVITGDTHGSIIEAIRTLIRPKLIGMKVENLNDILATISQSAVRNSSAKAAVEIAVYDLFAQFYDAPLYKILGGGEPTLSTDITISVDYIDKMVADSVVAVERGFESLKIKVGKDIGVDIERVKAIYGAVEGRALLRLDANQGWTPKEAVYAIRTLEDAGIKLELVEQPVKAADLAGMKYVTERVYTPVMADESGFGPREVIELIQMRAADIINIKLMKTGGIANAMKIADICGVYDMQCMIGCMLETSISVSAAAHLAVAKANIITKVDLDGPSLCQFNPVKGAIEFDDSEIRISDAPGLGITQIDGLEMLP
- a CDS encoding transglutaminase-like domain-containing protein — protein: MKGLTALMLTLAASQALAHGLNLPPRERLARINKEFPYSEALVKDQLARLLPDLKEGEFERLKAQGLLESMQLEGQSRYFVRAVDNLFYIAPQYRQRRQPYSAKYGTLAPLYQPHPHLARLMAGQSDPKRFEITHRIKVDADVVPAGESLKFWIPYPRLIPGQQDSIELLEASPGATVGEEGDLQRSLYVTAQAQAGKATEVFVRYRYRHLGRYQKVDPAKVTATPADPALAPYLAPRVPHVQFTPELTALSQRLLAGETNPYRQAQRLFAAVAAIPWAGARDYSTIANISQYAASAGHADCGQKTLLLITLLRLAGIPARWQSGWEFSDASFDTMHDWGQLYLAPYGWLPFDATHGLLGEEGDPQHGFYLGGLDSYRLVFNDDYSQPLVPARQWPRSDTVDAQRGEVEWRGGNLYYDQWQYQLDWQEIKTP
- a CDS encoding alkaline phosphatase; this translates as MKKIPQVMSTLGCAVATALVAMAADAAVLPDTQTQSSWYQDGATALAAKVAQARNTGAAKNIIFFVGDGMGVSTLTAARIYQGQQAGQTGEENRLSFETFPYSALSKTYSVNQQTPDSAPTMTAMITGVKTEDGMLSVSADSIRGNCLSSKGNELKTALELAEDLGKSTGIISTARITHATPAATYAHSPERDWEADGNLSAEAVANGCHDIAYQLVNDAPGDGLEVALGGGRSYFLPNTVTDGEGAKGKRKDGNDLTAKWTENFTNAAYVWNQEQFDAIDVAGTDHLLGLFEPSHMQYEADRSDDSAGEPSLAEMTSKAIDLLAKNDKGYFLMVEGGRIDHAHHAGNAARALEDTVALSDAVQAALGKVNLEDTLIIVSADHSHTFTIAGYPARGNPILGLVHEPNDEAIDTDAATAADGLPYTTLGYANGPGAKNGARVDLAGVDTTDVDFMQQAQVPMGSETHAAEDVAIYATGPGAYLFQGSVEQNVIFHVMNQAGALGGSKY